The window TTTTGCCTGTTATTATACATGCAGAGGAAAAGACAAAGGCAAATGAACTGTCTCAGCCAATTACAATAACATCAAACAGGATGGACTCAAATAAGAAGGGACAGGTTGTTACCTTTACAGGCAGTGTGGTTGCAGAACAGAAGGATATGACGTTGTATTCCGATACACTGCATGTATATTATACAGAGGGTGATGATGTAAGGGAGATTGTTGCTGCAGGCAATGTCAGGATGACACAGCCCGACAGGGTTGCAACCGGGGAGAGGGCTGTATATTATAAGGCAGAGGGTAAGGTTGTATTGACAGGAAGCCCGCAGGCACAACAGGGCAGTGATACAGTAAAGGGTGATAAGATAACTATCTTTCTAAATGATAATAAGAGCATTGTTGAGGGTGATGGGACAGGCAGGGTTAAAGCAGTAATATTCTCAAAGAAAGGGGAAGCATCGGCAAAGGAGAAGAAGTGACATTAAAAACCATTAACCTTGC is drawn from Deltaproteobacteria bacterium and contains these coding sequences:
- the lptA gene encoding lipopolysaccharide transport periplasmic protein LptA, with product MQKLKSKVMGYKNGSRLTAFFILPFAFCLLPVIIHAEEKTKANELSQPITITSNRMDSNKKGQVVTFTGSVVAEQKDMTLYSDTLHVYYTEGDDVREIVAAGNVRMTQPDRVATGERAVYYKAEGKVVLTGSPQAQQGSDTVKGDKITIFLNDNKSIVEGDGTGRVKAVIFSKKGEASAKEKK